The Hemibagrus wyckioides isolate EC202008001 linkage group LG12, SWU_Hwy_1.0, whole genome shotgun sequence genome includes a window with the following:
- the col11a2 gene encoding collagen alpha-2(XI) chain, which translates to MDIRMKRRPWIQDPLSHLLSLVFILCLILQAQADPVDVLRVLQFSSLPEGVQKVPGFCVSQNGGTDQAYRINKKAQITAPTKQLFPGRFPENFSIMTTVKAKAGLQAFLFSIYNEQGVQQLGLELGRSPLFLYEDQNRMPSPDKYPLFKGVNLADGKWHRIAISVQKKTVTLILDCKKQITKPLPRSNKPVVDNKGITIFGSRLLDNEVFQGDIQQLLIASNPQAAYDFCEHYSPNCDSTLPKIQAQDPNTFATAIGQKGEKGEPAVLESGMLIEGPPGPEGPTGLPGPSGPSGLPGSVGDPGERGLPGRAGLPGADGVPGPPGSSVMLPFRLGQSGGDKGPVVSVQEAQAQAILSHARSALTGPPGPMGFTGRPGALGSPGSQGIKGESGDPGPQGPRGPYGIAGPPGKSGRRGRAGADGARGMPGEPGAKGDRGFDGLPGLPGDKGYRGNSGIMGPPGSPGEDGERGDDGDVGPRGLPGEPGPRGLLGPKGPSGVPGPPGVRGSDGPHGPKGSLGPQGEPGPPGQQGAPGTQGMPGPQGAHGPPGEKGPTGKPGLPGMPGADGPPGHPGKEGPSGTKGNQGPGGPQGAIGYPGPRGIKGIQGIRGLKGHKGEKGEDGFPGIKGDFGSKGERGEVGLPGLRGEDGPEGPKGRVGPPGEIGQLGLVGEKGKLGVPGLPGYPGRQGPKGSLGFPGFPGANGEKGARGLIGKPGPRGLRGPTGPRGQRGPRGLTGKSGAKGSSGSDGPAGPLGERGLPGAQGVTGFPGPKGPPGPPGKDGLPGHPGQRGEVGFPGKSGPPGPPGVVGPQGPSGETGPLGERGHPGPPGPPGEQGLPGPSGKEGTKGDPGPPGGPGKDGPPGLRGFPGERGLPGTPGGGGLKGSEGPAGPPGPAGSPGERGAAGTAGPIGPPGRPGPQGPPGAAGEKGVPGEKGPVGPAGRDGIQGAVGLPGPAGPAGVPGEDGDKGEVGEHGHKGAKGTKGEQGPPGPPGTTGTVGQPGAPGADGETGARGQQGAFGAKGDEGTRGFPGPPGPIGLQGLPGPAGEKGETGDVGPLGPPGPPGPRGPAGPNGADGPQGPPGGLGNPGPPGEKGEPGETGPPGVGGEPGKKGPRGERGEKGEAGQPGTPGPVGGKGPTGDDGPKGNPGPVGFPGDPGPPGEVGPRGQDGAKGDKGEDGEQGEAGSPGPPGENGPPGPPGKRGPAGTRGPEGREGEKGSKGNPGAVGAPGKTGPVGPQGAPGKPGTEGLRGLPGSVGEQGAPGPSGEKGPPGPMGPLGLAGLQGDPGAKGEKGHSGMIGLIGPSGEQGEKGDRGMPGPQGSSGAKGENGMPGGTGPLGPAGPPGLPGQRGVKGAKGAMGGAGPKGEKGVQGPPGPPGPPGDVIQPLPFQIPKKSKRSIDASKMLSENDEATPADATGTGFLTGKEDMEEILGSLNSLHVEIESMRFPLGTKESPARTCYDLHLSQSEYKDGEYWIDPNQGCHRDSFKVYCNFTAGGETCLYPAKEVENVKMKSWPKEKPESWYSQFAKGSKLSYMDASGEHVGVVQLGFLRLLSLQAHQTFTYHCHHSVAWTDNTAANRYQRALRFLAANEDELSYETSPYIKALTDGCSYRKGYGRTVLEINTPQVEQLPLMDVKITDFGETNQKFGFEVGPVCFLG; encoded by the exons ATCCTGTTGATGTTTTGCGGGTTCTCCAGTTTTCCTCCCTCCCTGAAGGTGTCCAGAAGGTTCCAGGGTTTTGCGTCTCACAAAATGGGGGAACTGATCAAGCATACCGCATCAATAAGAAGGCCCAAATCACTGCTCCGACCAAGCAACTCTTCCCAG GTCGTTTCCCAGAGAACTTCTCCATCATGACCACAGTGAAGGCCAAGGCTGGGCTTCAGGCCTTCCTGTTCTCCATCTACAATGAGCAAGGTGTGCAGCAGTTGGGCCTGGAGCTGGGACGTTCCCCTCTCTTCCTGTATGAGGACCAGAACCGCATGCCTTCTCCGGACAAATACCCGTTATTCAAAGGCGTCAACCTGGCTGATGGCAA GTGGCACCGCATTGCCATCTCTGTGCAGAAGAAAACCGTTACTCTGATCCTAGACTGCAAGAAGCAAATAACGAAACCTCTTCCGAGAAGTAACAAGCCAGTGGTGGACAACAAGGGCATCACTATCTTTGGTTCTCGTCTGTTGGATAACGAGGTCTTCCAG GGTGACATCCAGCAGCTGCTGATTGCTTCCAACCCTCAGGCAGCCTACGATTTCTGTGAGCATTACAGCCCCAACTGTGATTCTACTCTGCCCAAGATTCAGGCTCAGGATCCCAACACTTTT GCTACTGCGATAGGCCAGAAAGGAGAGAAGGGAGAACCTGCAGTCCTCGAATCT GGCATGCTGATTGAGGGACCACCAGGACCCGAAGGACCGACA GGTCTCCCTGGTCCTTCAGGGCCTTCAGGACTGCCGGGCTCTGTGGGTGATCCAGGTGAAAGG GGTCTACCCGGGAGAGCAGGTCTGCCCGGAGCTGATGGTGTCCCTGGACCTCCTGGGTCATCTGTCATGCTTCCA TTCCGCCTTGGACAAAGTGGTGGGGATAAAGGACCCGTTGTCTCAGTTCAGGAGGCCCAGGCTCAGGCCATTCTGTCTCATGCTCGG tCAGCTTTGACAGGTCCACCCGGGCCGATGGGTTTTACAGGCCGACCTGGAGCCCTG GGCTCGCCCGGCAGCCAAGGTATAAAGGGAGAGAGTGGAGACCCTGGTCCACag GGTCCCAGAGGTCCTTATGGAATAGCTGGTCCTCCTGGTAAATCTGGTAGAAGA GGCCGAGCTGGAGCTGATGGAGCTCGCGGAATGCCAGGAGAGCCTGGTGCTAAG gGAGATCGTGGTTTTGATGGATTGCCTGGTCTACCAGGAGATAAAGGTTATCGG GGAAATTCTGGAATAATGGGACCACCAGGATCCCCAGGAGAGGATGGAGAAAGA GGAGATGATGGAGACGTTGGACCCAGAGGACTCCCTGGTGAACCA gGACCTCGTGGGTTGCTGGGGCCTAAGGGACCCTCAGGAGTTCCTGGACCTCCA GGTGTACGTGGAAGTGATGGACCTCATGGGCCAAAAGGAAGCTTG GGACCTCAAGGAGAGCCAGGACCTCCAGGCCAGCAGGGAGCTCCAGGAACACAG GGAATGCCCGGCCCTCaaggtgcacatggtcctccaggaGAGAAG GGACCTACAGGAAAGCCCGGTCTGCCAGGCATGCCCGGAGCTGACGGTCCTCCT GGTCACCCAGGAAAGGAAGGTCCATCTGGAACTAAAGGAAATCAG GGTCCTGGTGGTCCTCAAGGTGCTATTGGCTATCCTGGTCCTCGTGGAATTAAG GGGATTCAAGGTATCCGTGGATTGAAGGGTCATAAGGGAGAGAAG GGAGAAGACGGATTTCCTGGAATCAAAGGAGATTTCGGTTCTAAAGGAGAACGG GGAGAGGTAGGATTACCAGGCCTCAGAGGGGAAGACGGGCCTGAAGGTCCGAAAGGGCGCGTTGGTCCTCCTGGGGAGATTGGACAACTTGGCCTGGTTGGAGAGAAG GGTAAACTCGGCGTGCCTGGTCTGCCTGGCTATCCTGGAAGACAAGGACCTAAG GGTTCACTCGGTTTCCCAGGGTTCCCTGGTGCAAATGGAGAGAAAGGTGCAAGG GGTCTAATTGGAAAACCTGGACCAAGAGGACTGAGAGGACCAACA GGGCCCAGAGGACAGAGAGGACCTCGTGGTTTGACTGGAAAGTCGGGTGCTAAG GGTTCCTCCGGTAGTGACGGCCCTGCTGGACCACTTGGCGAGAGG GGATTACCTGGAGCTCAAGGAGTAACTGGATTTCCAGGACCGAAGGGACCTCCG GGACCTCCAGGGAAAGACGGACTGCctggacaccctggacagagaggagaagtt GGGTTCCCAGGCAAGTCTGGGCCTCCTGGGCCTCCTGGAGTTGTTGGACCTCAg GGTCCATCTGGAGAAACAGGCCCATTAGGAGAGCGGGGCCACCCTGGACCCCCTGGACCACCAGGTGAGCAAGGTCTCCCTGGACCGTCAGGCAAGGAAGGAACCAAAGGTGATCCTGGTCCCCCTGGCGGCCCAGGAAAAGATGGACCTCCTGGATTGAGAGGTTTCCCTGGAGAGAGAGGACTCCCTGGAACACCT GGTGGTGGTGGACTGAAAGGAAGTGAAGGCCCAGCAGGACCACCTGGACCAGCT GGATCCCCAGGTGAGAGAGGTGCTGCAGGTACAGCTGGCCCCATTGGTCCCCCTGGAAGACCTGGACCTCAGGGACCTCCTGGAGCTGCAGGAGAGAAAGGAGTGCCT ggAGAGAAAGGCCCAGTTGGCCCAGCTGGTCGTGATGGCATTCAAGGCGCAGTTGGGCTTCCAGGTCCTGCTGGACCGGCCGGTGTTCCAGGAGAGGATGGTGACAAA GGTGAGGTTGGAGAGCACGGGCATAAGGGCGCAAAGGGAACCAAGGGAGAACAG GGTCCTCCTGGTCCACCTGGGACGACTGGCACTGTTGGACAGCCTGGCGCTCCT GGTGCTGATGGTGAAACAGGTGCCAGAGGTCAGCAGGGCGCATTTGGTGCTAAAGGTGATGAAGGAACTAGAGGGTTTCCTGGTCCTCCAGGCCCGATTGGGCTACAG gGATTGCCAGGCCCAGCAGGAGAGAAGGGTGAAACAGGAGATGTTGGACCACTG GGTCCTCCTGGACCTCCTGGACCCCGTGGCCCGGCAGGTCCTAATGGTGCTGAT GGTCCTCAAGGCCCCCCTGGTGGTTTGGGTAACCCAGGTCCACCTGGAGAGAAG GGCGAACCTGGTGAAACTGGACCACCTGGAGTTGGTGGAGAGCCAGGAAAGAAg GGCCCAAGAGGAGAACGTGGTGAGAAAGGTGAGGCTGGTCAGCCTGGTACTCCTGGTCCTGTAGGTGGAAAGGGACCCACTGGAGATGATGGACCTAAAGGAAACCCT GGTCCGGTCGGTTTCCCCGGTGATCCTGGACCCCCTGGAGAAGTTGGGCCTAGA GGCCAAGACGGAGCAAAGGGAGACAAAGGAGAGGATGGTGAACAAGGAGAGGCA GGTTCACCTGGACCTCCCGGGGAAAACGGACCTCCTGGGCCACCAGGAAAAAGA GGTCCGGCAGGCACAAGAGGACCCGAAGGCCGTGAAGGAGAGAAGGGAAGCAAG GGAAATCCAGGTGCTGTCGGAGCCCCAGGAAAAACAGGCCCTGTTGGGCCACAAGGTGCTCCTGGAAAGCCAGGAACAGAGGGTCTGAGAGGACTTCCTGGTTCAGTG GGAGAACAAGGTGCTCCTGGGCCCTCAGGAGAGAAAGGACCTCCTGGACCCATG GGTCCTTTAGGTTTGGCAGGTCTGCAAGGTGACCCTGGTGCTAAGGGTGAGAAGGGACATTCAGGTATGATTGGTCTGATTGGACCTTCAGGTGAGCAGGGAGAAAAGGGAGACAGAGGAATGCCTGGACCTCAAGGATCATCAGGGGCCAAAGGAGAAAAT GGTATGCCTGGTGGAACTGGACCTCTGGGACCTGCTGGTCCTCCTGGTTTGCCT GGCCAGAGGGGTGTTAAGGGAGCAAAGGGTGCTATG GGTGGTGCTGGTCCCAAAGGAGAGAAAGGTGTACAAGGGCCTCCTGGACCTCCT GGACCTCCTGGTGATGTCATCCAGCCCCTGCCTTTCCAAATCCCGAAAAAGTCCAAGCGTTCCATTGATGCCAGTAAGATGCTCTCAGAGAATGATGAGGCTACCCCTGCCGATGCCACAGGTACTGGATTTCTGACTGGCAAGGAAGACATGGAGGAGATCTTGGGCTCTCTGAACTCCCTTCATGTCGAGATCGAGAGCATGCGTTTCCCACTTGGAACGAAGGAAAGCCCAGCTCGCACGTGCTATGACCTCCATCTCAGTCAATCAGAATACAAAGATG GTGAATACTGGATCGATCCAAACCAGGGATGTCATCGGGATTCTTTTAAGGTTTACTGCAACTTCACTGCAGGTGGAGAGACATGCCTCTATCCTGCCAAAGAAGTGGAGAAT GTGAAGATGAAGTCTTGGCCGAAGGAGAAGCCTGAGTCATGGTACAGCCAGTTTGCTAAAGGAAGCAAG CTTTCTTACATGGATGCAAGCGGTGAGCATGTTGGAGTGGTGCAGCTGGGATTCCTGCGTCTGCTCAGCCTTCAGGCTCATCAAACCTTCACCTATCACTGCCACCACTCAGTGGCCTGGACTGATAACACTGCTGCCAACAGATATCAGAGAGCTCTGCGCTTCCTGGCTGCTAATGAAGACGAGCTCAGTTATGAGACCAGTCCCTATATCAAGGCACTCACTGATGGCTGTTCT